GCAAAATTTATCGCCGTCTGTTGGGCTGTTGAGGAAAGGATGAATTTTCTCCTACGTGGTGAATTCTAAGTTCTATAGCTGAAAACTAGCAATGTGCTATAGAACCCATCTGGATCTTAGGAAGGGGCTGCAAGCCACTTGAGCATCAGCCTAACGAAACAGAGATTGATTTTGGTCGTGGCATGAGGTAAGGTACCCTCAAAGTTTTTTGCCTACTAGAACTTATTTAATAACCTAGTTCATTTGAGTGTTGAGATACTCAAGTACAACAACATGCAAGTGTCAAAATACAAGTTGATGTCAACTTATTCACTGAGAGTAAGCTCACGGTAGCAACACTGCAATGAAATACTACGCGATCGCTGCAATACTTGGATCAGCATTAGAGTCCTTGACCCTGACACCATGAACCGTTCTTTTCCACCCGATCTCCAACGAGCAATTCAGCAAAGCTTGCAAGACATTGCGTCCCAGATGGGGAAGTCACTGAACGAGGTGGCAGCCAAACAGTTGTATCAGGAGGCTGAGGCCCTGCTCAATCACGCTCCCCATGAACCCCTTACCTTGGCACGGGTAGCAGGAACGTTGCTGGTATACCAAGTGCAGGACACAGAACCGGAAGAATTAGAGTGGTTCAAATCTCAAGTGCAACAATGCTCTGGGGATGAGGAGATTGAGGAACTGATGGAGTCACTTCATCGAATTGACGCACTCTAGACTAAAGCCGCTCTGACATACACAGCAAAAGGTTGCCGAAAATGCCTCAATTCGGAAATGTTTGGTGCAGATTAAGCTTGCTTAGATTTACACATCACGAACTAGGGGTTATGAATCAAGAGGGCTTTTCACGCCTCGTCCGCCTCGATTGAAGACGTGAGTGTAAATCATCATTGTCTTCACATCCTTGTGCCCCAAAAGCTCCTGAACGGTTCGAATATCACACCCATCCTGCAACAAATGGGTCGCAAAACTGTGGCGAAGCGTGTGATACCCCACTCGCTTTTGGATTCCTACCGCTCGTGGGGCCTGCTTCACCGCCTTCTGAACACTGTGATGGCGGCAGCGCAGCCCGCTACACGGGTCGAACAGGATGCCGATAGAGGGAAAGACGTACTGCCAGACCCCCTCTAGCCCAGCATTAGGATATTTTCGTTCCAAGGCGTAAGACAGATACACCATGCCATATTCCCGCTCTAAGTCTTGCTGATGGGATCGTTTGGTTCGTCGCATCTGCATTTGTAGTGGCTCAATGGTGCGACTCAGCAGCATTGTCACTCGGCTCTCATTGCCCTTGGCGTTCCTTACCACTTGAGACTGAGCAAAATCTAAGTCCTTGACCCGCAACTGCAAACTCTCACTGAGCCGTAGACTGCTGCCATAAAGCAATGGCACGACCCATTGCGGCACACCGCTCATGCGATTGAAGATGGCATGCGTCTCCGCTTTGCTCAGCACGGTGGGCAGATAGCGAGAAAGTTTCGCTCGAATTGAGTTGATGGACTCATCCAGCTCCTGTCGCAGCACTGCACGGTAAAGAAATAGCAAAGCACTGAGTGCCTGATTCTGAGTTGAAGCAGCCACGTGTTCCTGGACTGCTAGATAGCTAAGAAACTGCTCGATTTCCGGTGCTCCCATTTCACTGGGATGGCGTTTGTTGTGGAAGAGGATGAAGCGGCGAATCCTCTTCCACCTAGCTCTCCTCAGTGGGGTAGGGGTAGTGCTTCATGTGAATGACATCGCGGACTTGCTCCAACAATTTTCGAGGTCGTGATTTCATAGGAGTACCCTAAATTCTGTCTAATCCCGTTTCTGGAGTTTAGGCAGAATCAAAGGTGAAAACGGAGCGAAGAAACGCTGAAGAATTCGGGCTAATTGCCGGAACCAGGGGTATTATACGGAAAATTCGTCGGGCTAATGTCCGAATTGGAGGATTAGACGGAACTGATTCGGGCTAATCACCTCTATAGGGTAGTTAGCCCGAATCAGTTCCGTCTAAACAATAGTTAGCCAGATCTGCGTTATCTGTGGGGACAATAGTTTAAACGATTTCTGTGAAAATATTTTCATAGTTGATTTAGGATTAAGGGTTTAGAGCCATGACTGCTGAATGGGACGGTATCACTAAATCAGAAGTGCTTCGGGACGATGAGGTTGTGATTCGCCATGCACTTGCAGATGCCGCAAAGCAATATAACTGGAAGAAAACCCTTAAAATTCTTGATGAGCGTCCAGATTTGATCAATTTGACTCGTCCTGATGGGCGAGCGTTATACACCCCTCTTCATCAGGCTGCACATGGGAATGCACCAGTAGAAGTAGTACAACAAATGATAAAAATGGGGGCATGGCGAACGTTACGGACTGCAGATGATGAAAGAGCAGTAGATATTGCAAAAAGAAAGAGTCATCAGCACTTGGTTCAGTTACTAGAGCCGGTTTACAAAACCCATATTTCTCATGCAAAACTTCAAAAGATTCAGAATCATTTCCATCAAATCATTCTTGCTTGAACAGGTGATTTGGTTCAAAAATCTGGGCTAAGGCTTCCAGAGCTAGAACCGATGCTAGAAATAGAGGAGCCTAAAATGTGGTTTCTAGTTCCTGGAATGTACGGTGGCTTCAGTTATTGGTTTGATGGTGAAGGGAAAAATGCAAAGTTGATCTCTGAGAGTTGGTGCCGTGTTGTGGGTGGCTCAGACCAACGTCATGAGATTACTAGCGAGGAGGGTAAGTTAGTTGACGAGGGCTTCGTTTAAGTTTACAAGTATAACCTTGCGGTCTAACAATCCCGTTGCATACCGCCCGTACAGAGTCTTTTCGTTGAGTTCGAGAGATTATTCGCGGCGGGTGAACGGGGTCGTTAGACCGCAAGGTTATGGGTGAGGGTGATACTTAAAACATCTCTGTTTGATAGGTAGCTTGTATGTAGCTTGCCTAAAAGAGAAAATGTCAAATATGTTTGAATTTCACGGATGGGCAACACTGCGCGTTGATTCTGTTGATGAATATGGAGATGAGGATGAAAAGGCATTACAAGCTTTTTTAAGCGAACTGCACCAACGTATTGAAACAATGCTGATTGATGGTGCAATTCATGTTGAGATTCGTAATGGTCTTCATACGTTGACCATTTTTGGGCACAACAATCATCGGCAAGAATCCGTTATTGACTTGTTCAGGTGGGTAGCTATGAATTCACGTGGTTCTTACGGCTTACTTTTCATACATGATGACGAGGATTACAAAAGGGGCGGTGATTACACCAACCAGTTTCGAGTATGGAAACTGGCATTGGGAGAGTTGGAAGAACTTGATGACCCTTTTCTCTCGCCTTATATTCCCACTGTGGAACTACCTTCTTGAAGGCAAAGGTTACAGCGATCTAGTAAATAAGAGTTATGCTTAACTACCTAAAGTTCTCCACTAGCAACAGATAAGCGGTCTAACGATCGCGTTGCACACCGACCGAATCAGGGCGATTGGAAGACCTCAAAAGTCTTGGCGGCGGGTGAACGCGATCGTTAACGCTATAACATTACCGAAAATGAGTGAAATTCGGCATTGTTTGAGTTGCGATCGCATGCAGTCACAGTGGTCGAACGCATACTACAAACAATATGGCACTGTCTGTTTTTGGCAATGTTCCTCACAAACTCAAAATCAAGAGATCGTGCCGACATGAATTGCTCTACCACTATTCCGGGCAATCGCTCCTCTGATTCAAACACTCTTGAAATAGACGAACAATGGCTACGGCCTCAGCTTCCGAGGCATGGGCGATCGCGTTTTGTAGTAATGTTTGGGCCTCAACGAGTGTCTCCTTTGCTTCTGGGTCCTCGTACAGTTGAATGAGTTCAGCCAGGCGAGCCAGCATCCCAGCACACTCTTCCCTACCAGTTGTCATGGGCGATCGCTCACACTTCCGCTAGCAATGCTTCTACTTTACTGAGACCCTGCAATTTCTCAATCCCCTGAGCTAAAGCTTTGACGCGCTTACCACGAGCGATCGCTGTATTTGATCACGCCCTCTTACTCCCCTCAGCTCATCCAGAGGGTTTTTCCAATTTAGTCCTAGTGGAAAATTAGCATCACTATCCGCTAGGGCTAAATTCTGCTGTCAACTACTTTCAGGCTTTCCTGAACAGTTTAGATACAGATCCCTTGAGGATATGAGGCAGTAGTTTCGGGCCTGGTAAGAAAACGATACCCAACTGCT
This portion of the Trichocoleus desertorum ATA4-8-CV12 genome encodes:
- a CDS encoding integron integrase, with protein sequence MRRARWKRIRRFILFHNKRHPSEMGAPEIEQFLSYLAVQEHVAASTQNQALSALLFLYRAVLRQELDESINSIRAKLSRYLPTVLSKAETHAIFNRMSGVPQWVVPLLYGSSLRLSESLQLRVKDLDFAQSQVVRNAKGNESRVTMLLSRTIEPLQMQMRRTKRSHQQDLEREYGMVYLSYALERKYPNAGLEGVWQYVFPSIGILFDPCSGLRCRHHSVQKAVKQAPRAVGIQKRVGYHTLRHSFATHLLQDGCDIRTVQELLGHKDVKTMMIYTHVFNRGGRGVKSPLDS
- a CDS encoding ankyrin repeat domain-containing protein; the encoded protein is MTAEWDGITKSEVLRDDEVVIRHALADAAKQYNWKKTLKILDERPDLINLTRPDGRALYTPLHQAAHGNAPVEVVQQMIKMGAWRTLRTADDERAVDIAKRKSHQHLVQLLEPVYKTHISHAKLQKIQNHFHQIILA
- a CDS encoding immunity 7 family protein is translated as MFEFHGWATLRVDSVDEYGDEDEKALQAFLSELHQRIETMLIDGAIHVEIRNGLHTLTIFGHNNHRQESVIDLFRWVAMNSRGSYGLLFIHDDEDYKRGGDYTNQFRVWKLALGELEELDDPFLSPYIPTVELPS